From Nicotiana tabacum cultivar K326 chromosome 15, ASM71507v2, whole genome shotgun sequence, the proteins below share one genomic window:
- the LOC107783533 gene encoding subtilisin-like protease: MASLTGLAPDEQSKLQDQNTIYISSTNNTKNIKLYFPNYYILSPFSAMKILKILLVIFSILGCFSWPSMQSDSEIYIVQVESPESRISIQSTRTNLESWYSSFLPKTIATTGSNEDQPRLIYSYHNVMKGFAARLSVEQVKEMEKKPGFISARPQRILFLHTTHSPSFLGLQQNMGLWKDSNYGKGVIIGVLDTGIYPDHPSFSDKGMPPPPAKWKGKCESNFTTKCNNKLIGARTFAQASESPLDDNGHGTHTASTIAGRFVDGANVNGNANGTAVGIAPLAHLAIYKVCDSFGCSDSDILAAMDAAIDDGVDILSLSLGGSSKAFYNDPIALGAYSATQRGILVSCSASNNGPYDSTLSNEAPWIMTVGASTIDRKLKATVKLGNRKEFEGESAFHPKGHNSAFFPLFDPALNATDFDSPYCGTGTLNDPDIKGKIVLCMAGGGYSRIEKGQAVKDAGGVGMIIFSSPDDGFTKFADAHVLPALYITYKDGIEILDYMNATSKPIARLAFQGTIIGDKDAPVVAAFSSRGPSLASPGILKPDIIGPGVNILAAWPPSPENKPNIKPNFFLASGTSMSCPHLSGVAALLKSAHPTWSPAVIKSAIMTTANTVNLANDPILDERLLPANIFAVGAGHVNPSRANDPGLVYDTQFKDYLPYLCGLNYTNRQVGNLLQRKVDCKQVKSIPEAQLNYPSFSITLGANSQTYTRTVTNVGVAKSSYNVEIGSPPGVSVIVKPSTLNFSKLNQKLKYQVTFSIRTNSSNSGVVQGFLKWTCNKHSARSPIAVVLDTTIGF; this comes from the coding sequence ATGGCGAGTTTAACGGGTCTTGCACCAGATGAGCAATCAAAACTGCAGGACCAAAACACTATATATATTAGTAgtacaaataatacaaaaaatatcaAACTCTACTTCCCTAACTATTACATCCTTAGCCCATTTTCAGCCATGAAAATCTTGAAAATCCTTTTGGTTATTTTTTCTATACTTGGTTGTTTTTCATGGCCTAGTATGCAAAGCGATTCGGAGATATACATAGTTCAAGTTGAATCACCAGAAAGCCGAATTAGCATTCAATCAACAAGAACGAATTTGGAAAGCTGGTATAGTTCTTTCTTGCCAAAAACCATAGCAACTACTGGCTCAAATGAAGATCAACCGCGGTTGATATATTCGTATCACAATGTGATGAAAGGTTTTGCAGCTAGATTATCTGTAGAACAAGTGAAAGAAATGGAGAAGAAACCAGGCTTTATATCTGCACGGCCGCAGAGGATATTGTTTTTACACACAACACATAGTCCAAGTTTTCTTGGATTGCAACAAAACATGGGCTTGTGGAAGGATTCTAACTATGGTAAAGGTGTGATCATTGGAGTTTTGGACACTGGGATTTACCCTGACCATCCATCATTTAGCGATAAAGGAATGCCTCCTCCTCCTGCTAAATGGAAGGGCAAATGTGAATCGAATTTCACTACAAAGTGTAACAACAAGCTCATTGGTGCGAGGACTTTTGCACAAGCTAGTGAATCGCCGCTTGATGATAATGGACATGGTACACATACGGCTAGTACTATTGCTGGACGTTTTGTGGATGGTGCTAATGTGAATGGTAATGCTAATGGCACTGCAGTTGGGATTGCTCCACTTGCTCACCTCGCCATTTATAAGGTTTGCGATTCTTTTGGTTGCTCTGATAGTGACATTCTAGCTGCAATGGACGCGGCTATTGATGATGGTGTTGATATCCTGTCGCTTTCCCTTGGGGGAAGTAgtaaggcattctataatgatcCAATTGCACTTGGCGCGTATAGTGCAACACAAAGAGGTATTCTTGTAAGTTGCTCAGCCAGTAATAATGGTCCGTATGATAGCACATTATCAAATGAAGCTCCCTGGATTATGACAGTAGGCGCAAGCACTATTGACAGAAAACTTAAAGCCACTGTTAAGCTTGGAAACAGAAAAGAATTCGAGGGCGAATCAGCTTTTCATCCAAAGGGTCACAATTCAGCATTTTTCCCTTTGTTTGATCCTGCATTGAATGCAACTGATTTTGACAGCCCTTATTGCGGAACAGGTACATTGAATGACCCTGATATTAAAGGCAAAATAGTTTTGTGCATGGCGGGTGGTGGTTATAGCAGGATTGAAAAAGGACAAGCTGTAAAGGATGCGGGAGGTGTTGGCATGATTATCTTTAGTTCACCTGATGATGGTTTTACCAAGTTCGCCGATGCTCATGTCCTTCCGGCTTTGTATATTACTTACAAAGATGGAATAGAAATTCTTGACTATATGAACGCAACATCAAAACCTATTGCAAGACTTGCATTTCAAGGAACAATAATCGGAGATAAAGATGCACCAGTGGTTGCTGCATTTTCTTCTCGCGGACCAAGCTTAGCTAGTCCTGGAATCTTGAAGCCTGATATTATTGGCCCTGGTGTTAACATTCTCGCggcttggcctccctctcctgaGAACAAACCAAACATAAAACCTAACTTCTTTCTTGCATCTGGCACATCTATGTCTTGTCCTCACCTCAGTGGAGTTGCAGCATTGCTGAAAAGCGCGCATCCCACTTGGTCCCCTGCAGTTATTAAATCAGCAATCATGACAACGGCTAATACAGTAAACCTCGCCAACGATCCCATCTTAGATGAAAGGCTACTACCAGCTAACATCTTCGCCGTTGGTGCAGGACATGTCAATCCATCAAGAGCTAATGATCCAGGGCTAGTTTACGATACACAATTTAAGGACTACTTGCCTTATTTGTGTGGTTTGAATTACACAAATCGACAGGTGGGAAATCTTCTACAACGTAAGGTGGATTGTAAACAAGTGAAAAGTATTCCTGAAGCACAACTAAATTATCCTTCATTCTCCATCACACTCGGGGCAAATTCTCAGACATATACGAGAACAGTGACTAACGTTGGGGTCGCTAAATCATCTTACAATGTGGAAATAGGTTCACCACCTGGAGTTTCAGTGATTGTTAAGCCCTCTACTCTAAACTTCTCGAAGTTGAACCAGAAGTTGAAATACCAAGTAACCTTTTCTATAAGAACAAATAGCTCAAACAGTGGTGTTGTTCAAGGATTCTTGAAATGGACTTGTAATAAGCATTCTGCAAGAAGTCCAATTGCAGTTGTGCTAGACACTACAATTGGTTTCTAG